The Candidatus Angelobacter sp. genome contains the following window.
CATTCGTATCGTGCTGCCCGAGTTGAGTCAGGAACGGCGGGTGGAGTTCACAAAAGTTGTCAAGAAGATGGCCGAGGACGGGCGCGTGGCCATTCGCCACGTTCGGCGCGACGCCATCGAGCATCTGAAGAAGGAGGCGAAAGAGGGCGGGATCACCGAGGACGAGGAGAAGCATGGCGAAAAAGAGGTGCAGAAACTGACCGATCAATACATCGCCAAAATCGAGGAACACCTCGCCCACAAGGAAAAAGAAATCATGACAGTCTGAGGGAACGAACCGGCCCGGCCGGCTTCCTTATTTTTGCGGCGCTGTGGGCACGGTGTTGGTGAGCGGCACTTCGAAGTGAATGATGGTTTCTCCGGTCCGGGCGTAACTGAGCCTTTCCCTTGCAAGTCTTTCAATAGTTCTGGGGTCGCGCATGGCGTCGATGGAGGTTTTGAGCCGTTTTTGATTTTCCTCCTCCTTCTTGATTTCGTTGTCCAAAGCCACGTTTTCCTTGCGCATCCGCTCGTTGCGCTGAATGAGCGGCAGATACCAGAATCCGATCATGATGAGGAGCGCCAGCAAGGCGAGAAAGATGATCAGTTTCGTCAGCTTGTCCCAGATTCCAAGGTTGACGTTCATCGAACAAATTCAAGCATGAAGGACCAGCCAAAGGAAGCGGCATTTTGCGGGTCAGATGAACGCTTCCCCGTGGAAGTGGTCGATCGCGGCAAAGTTTCAACTTTCAACCACGCGCTTTCACCGGCAAAACTCTCCCCGCCGTGAACATCGAGCTCATCAATACCGGAAGCGAATTGATGCTGGGCCAGGTCTTGAACACGCACCAGCAATGGATCTGTCGCCGACTTGCCGATCACGGGTACGTGGTGACGCGCCAGGTGGCCGTTGCCGACGCTGGTCGTGATGTGCTGGGGGCCGTCCGGGAGGCGTTATCACGCGCCGATCTTGTCATCACCACCGGCGGCCTGGGCCCGACCTCGGATGACATCACGCGCGATCTGATCGCCGAGCTACTTGGCAAAAAACTGAGGGAGGACGCCGCCGTTCTGGCGAATGTGGAAACTTTCTTTGCCGTCCGCAAGCGTCCGATGCCCGCAAAGACGCGCGTGCAGGCGCTCGTTTTGGAAGGCGCGCTTGTGATGCCCAACGCCCACGGGACCGCGCCCGGCATGGTCGTTGAGGTTCGCCCCAACCCCTTTCGCGCGGATCACCGGACAAGCTGGCTTGTCATGCTCCCCGGACCGCCGCGCGAGTTGCGTCCGATGTTCAATGAGCAAGCCCTTCCGCTAATCAAAGAAAAGCTCCGCATGGAGAACGGGTTTGTTTCCAGGACGCTGAAAACCTCCGGACTGGGTGAGTCGGTCGTTGAGGAAAAAATTGCCGGCCCGTTGCAACCGCTGGCCGATGCCGGGCTGGAGATTGGTTATTGCGCGCGCACCGGCGAGGTGGATCTGCGTCTTGCCGCCCGCGGCGCGGAGGCAAGGAAAACCGTTGAAGAGGCTGAACGAGTCGTCCGTGCCCTTCTGGGCCATCACATTTTTGGTGCCGGTGATGACCAGCTTGAAGATATCATCGTCGGGTTGCTTGCCGCACGAAAGCAAACGCTCGTGCTGGCTGAATCCTGCACGGGTGGCTACATCGCCAACCGAATCACAAACGTTCCCGGCGCGTCGGCGGTATTGATCGCCGGACTCGTGACCTACAGCAACGCGGCGAAGCAAAAATTTCTCGGCGTCCGCCCGGAGACGCTCGCCTCGCATGGCGCCGTCAGCGAAACCGTGGCGCGGGAAATGGCAGAAGGCGCGCGCCGTGAGACGGGCGCGGATTACGCGCTCGCAGTGACCGGCATCGCCGGTCCGGGTGGTGGTACGTCGGACAAACCGGTGGGCACCGTTTTTCTGGCGCTGGCTGCCGGTCATCACACATTCGTGTTGAACCCGGTCAACCGTTATGATCGCGAGACGTTCAAGTACGTCACGTCGCAACAGGCGCTCGAATTGTTGCGGCGGCGGCTGCTCAAAACATGAACGGAGCGCCCGTGCCTGGATGGCCTTTGCCGGAAAAGCAAAACCCGCGAACGGAATTGTCCGCGGGTTTGAGACTCAAAAATGTTGCTGGCTAAGGCCCATTGTCACCGATGGCTTCGACAGGACAACCCTCCTTGGCTTCTTTGCACTGCGCCTCTTCCTCCGGTGACTCCGGTTGGTGGTAAACAAACGAATAGCCGCCGTCGTCGTTCCGCTTGAAATTGTTGGGTGCGGTTTCGCGGCAGAGATCGCAGTCGATGCACTGGTTGTCGACGTAGTATTTGCCCGCGATGTTTTCGGCGTATCGGTTCGCGATGTCAGCCATAATTCTTGTTGTTAACGGCAGGAGATTTATGCTGCCCGATGCCTGCAATATCAAGCTCATTTCGACGCTCCGCGCAGGGTTTCGAAGGTTGTCTCCTGAATAAACCCTTTCAATTCGGGTGGTTTTTCTTAACCTGACGCCGACAGGGTTCGCTGCATGAGAAAAACAAAAATCATCGCCACGCTCGGCCCCGCCACGGATTCGCCGGAAATGATCAGCCAGCTCATTGACGCCGGCGTGAACATTTTTCGACTCAACATGTCGCACGCAACCCACCACTGGGTTCGCCGCGCAGTGGGCGACATCCGCGCCGCAGCCACCGAACACTGCGCCGCTGTCGGCATCATGATGGACACCCAGGGACCGGCGATTCGCACGGGCGACCTGCCCGCCGAGCTCGACCTCAAGCCCGGACAAAAGTTTACCCTCACGGTCCGCGGCGAGCGGAGCGAGGAGCACCATTCGGTGGACGTGAACTACGAAAACTTCGTCAAAGACATCAGCGTCGGTGACGTGGTGTTGCTGGACAACGGCGCGATTCAGATGAAGGTGCTCGCCAAGGAAGGCAACAAGGTCGAGTGTGAAGTGCTCACGGAGGGCACGCTGGGCAGCCGCCGGCACATCAACCTTCCGGGCGTCAAGGTCAGTCTGCCCGCGCTGACGGCGAAGGATCTGGCGGACGTTGAAGCGGGTCTGCAGGCTGGCGTCGATTACATCGCGCTCTCGTTCGTTCGCGAGGCCAAAGACATCCAGCAGTTGAGGGCGATCATTGAGCGCGGACCACACCGGCCGCTGATCATTGCCAAGATTGAAGACCAGCAGGCGGTCAGGAATCTCAGTGAAATTGTCGCCGAAGCGGATGCGGTCATGGTCGCGCGCGGTGATCTGGGCATCGAGGTGCCTTACGAGGAACTTCCGATCATCCAGCGCAAAATTGTGAAAATCTGCCTGCGGGTTGGCAAGCCGGTCATCGTCGCCACGCACATGCTCGAAAGCATGATAGAAAGTCCCATGCCCACGCGTGCCGAGGTCACGGATGTCGCGAATGCCGTGTTTGAGCAGGCCGACGCCATCATGCTCAGCGGCGAAACGACCGTCGGCAAGTACCCGGTCAAGTGCGTCGAGGTTTTCGACCGCATCGCGCAGCGAATCGAGCGCAGCGGGGGGGCGAACTTTTACGAGCAGGCGGAGCTGGCCAGCCCGAGGCAAAAACTGGTCAAAAGCGCCGTCGTCATGGCCAACGAGTTGAAGGCCGACGCCATTGTCGTTTTTACAGTTCGCGGCAACATGGCCCGCTACACAGCCTGGATGCGCCCGCGCCACTCGAAGATTTACGCAGTGTGCGAGAACTGGACCGTCGGCAGAACCCTGGCCTTGAATTGGGGCGTGACGCCGTTGATCGCGGCGTTCAACCACGCCGATCCGGAAAAAACCATCGAGCCCGCACTTCAGAATCTCATCGCCAAAGGAATGCTGCAAAAAGGCAATACGGTTGTCATCATCAGTTCCATTGGCGTCGGCGAGCAGATCGTGGACGCGGTGCAGATGCGCGTGGTCTGACGCGCGAAGCCTTCAAACAGGCCGGACTATTTCCGCACAACCGACGCGCCGTTGACCGCGCTGGCGGTCGCGTTTGGCGCTTTGAGCGTGGCCACGGCCTGAGTGGTTGAATCCAGGGCGGGACCCGGGTACAAGCCCAGGTAAAACATTCCTCCGATGCAGGCGACGAGCACCGCTTTGATCGGCGCGGAAATCTGAATCGCGGGCAGATCAGTGGTGTCCTGCGACCAGTAGATCGCGCGCACGACGCCAAAGTAGTAGTAGAGTGAAATGACGACCCCGATGATGGCGGCGCCAGCAAGCCAGTAGTAAGCGGAGTTCGACGCGCCTTGTTCAACAGCCGCCTTCAAGAGCAGAAATTTTCCAAAGAAACCGGCCATCGGCGGAATGCCCGCGAGCGAAACCATCGCCAGTGTCATCGTCGCGGCGAGCAAGGGGGAGCGTTGATTCAACCCCGCCAGGGCGCTGATGTCTTCGTTTCCGGCCTGGCGCGTCACCAGGCAAATCACCATGAACGCGGCGAGCACGGTAAAGAGATAGCCGGCGAGATAGTAGAGCACCGCGGACTGTCCGGCATGGGTGAGCGAGGCGACGCCGAGCAGCATGTACCCTGCGTTGGCGATGCTGGAGTAACCGAGCAGGCGCTTGAGATTGCGTTGCGGGATGGCGCAGAGGTTTCCGTAGAGAATCGTCACGGCGGAAATGAGAATCAGCAGCTCCGTCCAGTGCGCCGTGACGTCCGGCACGGCGCTGAACAACACGCGCAGCAACAGGACAAAACCCGCGGCCTTCGAGCCCACCGCCAGGAAAGCGGTCGTCGGCGTGGGCGAACCCTGATAAACGTCCGGCGCCCATAGTTGCATCGGGAACGCGGCGATCTTGAATCCCAGCCCCACCAACACGAGCAACAAACCAAGTTTAAAAACCGCGCCCGTTTCCCGGCTCGATGAGTTTGCGATTTCGGCGAAATTAAAACTGCCTGTGGTTCCCCAGACCAGCGCGATGCCGAAGACGAGGAATGCCGACGACAACGCGCCGAGGATCAGGTATTTCACGCCTGCCTCGAGCGAAGCCAGCCGGGTGCGCTGAAAACTCGTGAGGACGTAAAACGTGACCGTGATGAGTTCGACCGAGACGAACAACAGGCTGAAGTCGTTCGCCGATGCGGCGAACATCATGCCCGACAGCGCGAAGAGGAGCAGCGCGTAGTATTCCGAGATCCCCGCTGGAAAATGGTCCGCGAACTCGACGGACAGGATCAGCACGATGATTGTCGCGATGAGAAAAAACCGTTTGAAAAAGAGCGACAGCCCGTCCTGCACAAACATGCCGTTGAATGCCGTGGCTGGCGCGCCGGGATCCACGAAGCTGGTGAAG
Protein-coding sequences here:
- the pyk gene encoding pyruvate kinase, with the protein product MRKTKIIATLGPATDSPEMISQLIDAGVNIFRLNMSHATHHWVRRAVGDIRAAATEHCAAVGIMMDTQGPAIRTGDLPAELDLKPGQKFTLTVRGERSEEHHSVDVNYENFVKDISVGDVVLLDNGAIQMKVLAKEGNKVECEVLTEGTLGSRRHINLPGVKVSLPALTAKDLADVEAGLQAGVDYIALSFVREAKDIQQLRAIIERGPHRPLIIAKIEDQQAVRNLSEIVAEADAVMVARGDLGIEVPYEELPIIQRKIVKICLRVGKPVIVATHMLESMIESPMPTRAEVTDVANAVFEQADAIMLSGETTVGKYPVKCVEVFDRIAQRIERSGGANFYEQAELASPRQKLVKSAVVMANELKADAIVVFTVRGNMARYTAWMRPRHSKIYAVCENWTVGRTLALNWGVTPLIAAFNHADPEKTIEPALQNLIAKGMLQKGNTVVIISSIGVGEQIVDAVQMRVV
- a CDS encoding septum formation initiator family protein, yielding MNVNLGIWDKLTKLIIFLALLALLIMIGFWYLPLIQRNERMRKENVALDNEIKKEEENQKRLKTSIDAMRDPRTIERLARERLSYARTGETIIHFEVPLTNTVPTAPQK
- a CDS encoding ferredoxin gives rise to the protein MADIANRYAENIAGKYYVDNQCIDCDLCRETAPNNFKRNDDGGYSFVYHQPESPEEEAQCKEAKEGCPVEAIGDNGP
- a CDS encoding competence/damage-inducible protein A, which translates into the protein MNIELINTGSELMLGQVLNTHQQWICRRLADHGYVVTRQVAVADAGRDVLGAVREALSRADLVITTGGLGPTSDDITRDLIAELLGKKLREDAAVLANVETFFAVRKRPMPAKTRVQALVLEGALVMPNAHGTAPGMVVEVRPNPFRADHRTSWLVMLPGPPRELRPMFNEQALPLIKEKLRMENGFVSRTLKTSGLGESVVEEKIAGPLQPLADAGLEIGYCARTGEVDLRLAARGAEARKTVEEAERVVRALLGHHIFGAGDDQLEDIIVGLLAARKQTLVLAESCTGGYIANRITNVPGASAVLIAGLVTYSNAAKQKFLGVRPETLASHGAVSETVAREMAEGARRETGADYALAVTGIAGPGGGTSDKPVGTVFLALAAGHHTFVLNPVNRYDRETFKYVTSQQALELLRRRLLKT
- a CDS encoding NADH-quinone oxidoreductase subunit N, coding for MNYSLTILETSVIALGLALLLLDLWTPAGQKRQLGYGAAAALGLIFAFSFTSFVDPGAPATAFNGMFVQDGLSLFFKRFFLIATIIVLILSVEFADHFPAGISEYYALLLFALSGMMFAASANDFSLLFVSVELITVTFYVLTSFQRTRLASLEAGVKYLILGALSSAFLVFGIALVWGTTGSFNFAEIANSSSRETGAVFKLGLLLVLVGLGFKIAAFPMQLWAPDVYQGSPTPTTAFLAVGSKAAGFVLLLRVLFSAVPDVTAHWTELLILISAVTILYGNLCAIPQRNLKRLLGYSSIANAGYMLLGVASLTHAGQSAVLYYLAGYLFTVLAAFMVICLVTRQAGNEDISALAGLNQRSPLLAATMTLAMVSLAGIPPMAGFFGKFLLLKAAVEQGASNSAYYWLAGAAIIGVVISLYYYFGVVRAIYWSQDTTDLPAIQISAPIKAVLVACIGGMFYLGLYPGPALDSTTQAVATLKAPNATASAVNGASVVRK